The Candidatus Neomarinimicrobiota bacterium DNA segment ACAATCACCATCGTGCGTTGGCTGGTGCGCGAGTACATGGGTACCGCATTGGTGGGCGTCTTTCTTTTCCTGGCTGCCGGCCGAATAGACTGGATCATGGGCTGGGTCCTCGTGGGCATCACCTTCGCCTGGGTAAGCGCCACCGCTATTATCCTAATACCACACAGCCCAGATCTCCTCGCCGAGCGGCTGGGACGGTTGAAAGGGGCCAAATCCTGGGACGTGATCATCATGAGTATCGTCGCAGCCGGTACCATCGGACGGTTGATTGTTGCTGGCCTGGATTTCCGCTTTGGCTGGAGTGAAAGAATTGATCTGCTCTTTCAGGTGATTGCCGCGGTTGTAGCTGCAGTGGGATACTTCCTTGTAA contains these protein-coding regions:
- a CDS encoding isoprenylcysteine carboxylmethyltransferase family protein, producing the protein MPTITIVRWLVREYMGTALVGVFLFLAAGRIDWIMGWVLVGITFAWVSATAIILIPHSPDLLAERLGRLKGAKSWDVIIMSIVAAGTIGRLIVAGLDFRFGWSERIDLLFQVIAAVVAAVGYFLVTWATAVNAFFSQGVRIQKERGHHVVTGGPYRFVRHPGYVGTILFEVSVSIMLGSFWALAIGGLNALLFIIRTALEDRTLHTELDGYPDYAQQVSHRLLPGVW